A portion of the Achromobacter sp. MFA1 R4 genome contains these proteins:
- a CDS encoding amidohydrolase family protein encodes MAVRTGIAIAAASLLFGVPAVFSHELPAAPDPAQTPASAQPAPDARILFQNVRIFDGVSAELSPASHVLVNGNLIEKVSRDALSAPGARVVDGGGRTLMPGLIDMHWHSMFVGVPLAVALTQDAAYLNIVAGVEARKALMRGFTTVRDLGGSAFSLKQAVDQGVIPGPRIYPSGAMISVTSGHGDFRSMADLPRTLGAPGSRHDVAGDSTIADSPDEVRLRTREQLMQGATQIKLTGGGGVSSPHSPLDVVTFTEAELKAAVDAATDWGTYVAVHAYTPTAIQRAVKAGVLSIEHGSLMDDDTAQAMAKAGVWLSTQPFPDELANAFPRGSDQWLKAQEVFAGTDRTYQLAIKHKLKTAFGTDILFSSRLAEQQGMILASLTRWYTPAQALIMATGTNAQLLKLSGKRNPYRGDLGVVREGALADLILVDGDPLQDIKLIGDPDRNFLVIMKDGVIYKDSVPAR; translated from the coding sequence ATGGCTGTCAGGACTGGCATTGCAATCGCCGCGGCATCGCTGCTGTTTGGCGTTCCGGCCGTGTTTTCCCACGAACTGCCGGCCGCGCCGGACCCGGCGCAAACGCCTGCCAGCGCGCAACCCGCGCCGGATGCCCGCATCCTGTTCCAGAACGTGCGCATCTTCGATGGCGTGTCCGCCGAGCTGAGTCCGGCGAGCCACGTGCTGGTCAACGGGAACCTGATCGAAAAAGTGTCGCGGGACGCGCTTTCCGCGCCGGGCGCACGCGTCGTCGACGGCGGCGGCCGCACGCTGATGCCGGGGCTGATCGACATGCATTGGCACAGCATGTTCGTGGGCGTGCCGCTGGCGGTGGCGCTGACGCAGGATGCCGCTTACCTGAACATCGTCGCCGGCGTGGAGGCGCGCAAGGCGCTGATGCGCGGCTTTACCACCGTGCGCGACCTGGGCGGGTCGGCCTTCAGCCTGAAGCAGGCGGTGGACCAGGGGGTGATTCCCGGCCCGCGCATCTATCCGTCCGGGGCGATGATCAGCGTGACCAGCGGGCATGGCGATTTCCGGTCCATGGCTGACCTGCCGCGCACCCTGGGCGCGCCGGGGTCGCGCCATGATGTTGCCGGCGACAGCACCATCGCCGACAGTCCCGACGAAGTGCGCCTGCGCACGCGCGAGCAGCTCATGCAGGGCGCCACGCAGATCAAGCTGACGGGCGGCGGGGGCGTGTCGTCGCCGCACAGCCCGCTGGACGTGGTGACCTTCACCGAGGCCGAGCTGAAGGCGGCGGTGGACGCCGCCACGGACTGGGGCACCTACGTGGCCGTGCACGCCTACACGCCGACGGCGATCCAGCGGGCAGTCAAGGCGGGCGTGCTGAGCATCGAGCACGGCAGCCTGATGGACGATGACACGGCGCAGGCGATGGCCAAGGCGGGCGTCTGGCTAAGCACGCAGCCGTTTCCCGATGAATTGGCCAACGCGTTCCCGCGGGGCTCGGATCAGTGGTTGAAGGCGCAGGAGGTCTTTGCCGGCACCGACCGCACCTACCAGCTTGCGATCAAGCACAAGCTGAAGACGGCGTTCGGCACCGACATCCTGTTTTCAAGCCGGCTGGCCGAGCAGCAGGGAATGATTCTGGCGAGCCTGACGCGGTGGTATACGCCCGCGCAGGCGCTGATCATGGCGACGGGCACGAATGCGCAACTGTTGAAGTTGTCGGGCAAGCGCAACCCTTATCGCGGCGACCTGGGCGTGGTGCGGGAAGGGGCGCTGGCCGATCTGATCCTGGTCGACGGCGATCCGTTGCAGGACATCAAGCTGATCGGGGATCCGGACAGGAACTTCCTGGTGATCATGAAGGACGGCGTGATCTACAAGGACAGCGTGCCCGCCCGGTGA